A window from Pseudomonadota bacterium encodes these proteins:
- a CDS encoding ABC transporter permease, translating to MITIFQVAYKNLFRKKVRSLLTMVGIALSAWVLVSLLGFNRGYETSLNRDIDNMGFQLMIMAKGCPYEAATLMLKGGTGLRYMDESIMKDIVKESEVEKITPILMSAVFDPNKGANGGIAGYFGVEPKSFAEMKPFLKFRQGKWFTDTNSHEAVMGFEAAELEQREVGDMILMPEKNVQFKVVGILDRTGTQDDGTVFVPLNTLQKIFNKPNEITTIGIKLKKGVDSGRLEEKLYKLPDVQIVSLAQVKDTIMKLISTAKVMVLSIAIIAIMIAMVGVVNTILTSVWERFQEIGILKTIGAMPWDIFKLIWMETLMLCAVGGVLGIVFALTLSRVTDIVMRRILPYAPGGGLVLIDLKLILITLIGILCIGLLSGIYPAWRAGRIRPLEAIRGEAGR from the coding sequence ATGATCACCATATTCCAGGTAGCTTATAAAAATCTCTTCAGAAAAAAAGTGCGGAGTCTTTTGACTATGGTCGGCATCGCCCTTTCCGCATGGGTCCTTGTAAGCCTACTGGGATTCAACCGCGGTTATGAGACATCTCTCAACAGGGATATTGACAACATGGGTTTTCAACTGATGATTATGGCCAAAGGCTGTCCCTATGAAGCAGCTACACTGATGCTCAAGGGAGGAACAGGATTGCGCTATATGGATGAGTCCATCATGAAGGACATCGTGAAAGAATCTGAAGTGGAGAAGATCACGCCGATCCTTATGTCAGCGGTATTTGATCCGAATAAAGGTGCAAACGGCGGCATAGCCGGATACTTCGGCGTGGAACCCAAAAGCTTTGCCGAAATGAAACCCTTTCTCAAATTCAGACAGGGCAAGTGGTTTACTGATACAAACAGCCATGAGGCTGTCATGGGTTTTGAGGCGGCCGAACTTGAACAGCGCGAAGTGGGCGATATGATCCTTATGCCGGAAAAGAACGTCCAGTTCAAGGTAGTGGGCATACTTGACAGAACAGGCACACAGGATGACGGAACAGTCTTTGTACCCCTAAATACACTGCAGAAGATATTTAACAAACCTAACGAAATTACTACCATAGGCATCAAATTGAAAAAGGGTGTTGACAGCGGACGCCTCGAAGAAAAGCTATATAAGCTCCCTGATGTCCAGATAGTGAGTCTGGCACAGGTGAAAGACACCATTATGAAGCTGATTTCCACAGCAAAGGTGATGGTTCTCTCCATAGCAATTATTGCTATTATGATTGCCATGGTCGGGGTGGTAAACACAATCCTCACGTCAGTCTGGGAAAGATTCCAGGAGATCGGCATTCTAAAAACCATCGGCGCCATGCCCTGGGACATATTTAAACTGATCTGGATGGAAACCCTCATGCTTTGTGCTGTAGGCGGTGTCCTCGGCATTGTCTTTGCCCTTACGCTTTCAAGGGTAACAGACATTGTAATGCGCCGTATCCTGCCTTACGCCCCTGGAGGCGGTCTCGTACTCATTGATCTGAAGCTTATCTTAATCACTCTGATTGGAATCCTTTGTATCGGACTCTTAAGCGGTATTTATCCCGCATGGAGGGCAGGAAGGATCAGGCCTTTGGAAGCGATCAGAGGGGAGGCGGGCAGATGA
- a CDS encoding RrF2 family transcriptional regulator: protein MKISTKGRYGLRAMIDLATHGIPGTPVFLSDIAKRQGLSDKYLEHIFGALHKAGLVKAMRGRNGGYLLSRLPDEITLNEILTILEGPCSLVDCVSDTKACPKTEMCVTREIWTMLGAKIEEVLNGFTLAALADRQKEINQQDVFMYNI, encoded by the coding sequence ATGAAAATCTCGACAAAAGGAAGGTATGGGCTTCGGGCAATGATTGATCTTGCAACACACGGAATACCAGGAACGCCTGTGTTTCTCTCGGATATTGCGAAAAGGCAGGGCTTATCCGACAAATATCTTGAGCACATATTCGGCGCTCTCCATAAAGCAGGCCTTGTAAAGGCCATGAGAGGGAGAAACGGCGGGTACCTGCTCAGCAGACTACCTGATGAGATTACATTGAATGAAATACTCACAATCCTGGAAGGCCCTTGCAGCCTTGTCGATTGTGTGAGCGATACCAAAGCGTGTCCTAAAACGGAGATGTGCGTTACAAGAGAGATATGGACAATGCTGGGTGCCAAAATTGAAGAGGTGTTGAATGGATTTACCCTTGCAGCGCTGGCAGATAGACAGAAGGAGATAAACCAGCAGGATGTTTTTATGTACAATATCTAA